Proteins found in one Haloferax litoreum genomic segment:
- a CDS encoding GAF domain-containing protein — MSAAIDAEETFEAVEATSVEDARTILDERAVVCVVTGYELDGGSGLEIAQAIRQTAPQTPCVLFTDVSPGEIDTASFEEVLLEYVNRDLPDAYDRLTFVVDDVINHSAQVSFLKPDDEQERLDALAQYDIDELPIEESFDRLTDLIASHFDTAIAFIGLVEADEENILSCHGGDWDRLTREETICTHSMLQEDVMVVEDLREDKRFSENPHLANLGIRSYAGANMTTSDGHVIGQVCLIDHEVRTYDAEERHELQQFAETAMEILELRQGARRTRTVEVVQ, encoded by the coding sequence GTGTCGGCCGCCATAGATGCCGAAGAGACGTTCGAGGCAGTCGAAGCCACGTCTGTCGAAGATGCCCGAACGATACTGGACGAACGGGCCGTCGTCTGTGTCGTCACGGGATACGAACTCGACGGTGGGAGTGGTCTCGAAATCGCTCAGGCAATCAGACAGACCGCACCGCAGACACCGTGTGTGCTGTTCACCGACGTGTCACCGGGAGAAATCGACACGGCATCCTTCGAGGAGGTGCTCTTAGAGTACGTCAACCGAGACTTACCCGACGCGTACGACCGATTGACGTTCGTCGTCGACGACGTCATCAACCACAGCGCGCAGGTCAGTTTCTTGAAACCGGACGACGAGCAGGAACGACTGGACGCACTCGCACAGTACGATATCGACGAACTCCCTATCGAGGAGAGTTTCGACCGACTCACAGATTTGATCGCGAGTCACTTCGACACGGCCATCGCGTTCATCGGTCTGGTCGAAGCGGACGAAGAGAACATCCTCTCGTGTCACGGCGGCGACTGGGACCGACTCACGCGCGAAGAGACCATCTGCACCCACAGCATGTTACAGGAGGACGTGATGGTCGTCGAAGACCTCAGAGAAGACAAGCGGTTTAGCGAGAACCCTCACCTCGCGAACCTCGGCATCCGCTCGTACGCGGGCGCGAACATGACGACCAGCGACGGCCACGTCATCGGACAAGTGTGCCTCATCGACCACGAAGTGCGGACGTACGACGCCGAAGAGCGACACGAACTCCAGCAGTTCGCCGAGACGGCGATGGAGATTCTCGAACTCAGACAGGGTGCGCGTAGAACGCGAACCGTGGAGGTAGTCCAATGA
- a CDS encoding DUF7838 family putative zinc beta-ribbon protein, whose protein sequence is MSDLEIERDCPVCGNDTFYLAASMQVHLGKKTKWHCTNCDYGYIHITDDVETYAKAEA, encoded by the coding sequence ATGAGCGACCTCGAAATCGAACGCGACTGCCCGGTCTGTGGCAACGACACGTTCTACCTCGCCGCCAGCATGCAGGTCCACCTCGGAAAGAAGACCAAGTGGCACTGTACGAACTGCGACTACGGCTACATCCACATCACGGACGACGTGGAGACCTACGCGAAAGCCGAAGCGTAA
- the gcvPB gene encoding aminomethyl-transferring glycine dehydrogenase subunit GcvPB, whose protein sequence is MNFDQARFSRDDVYEPLLSEKDSTTVEVDADGVLPDDLTRDELTLPGLSEPQLARHYTRLSQMNYSVELGPYPLGSCTMKYNPSFTEDVAGDARAAVHPDRSDRTVQGTLGLLHGLQEHLADIGGMDAVTLQPPAGAAGEFTGILIAKAYHEARDDDRSEIIIPASAHGTNFASAAMAGYDVVELPSDEDGRVDIEALDAAISEETAALMLTNPNTLGLFERDIVEIADMVHEAGGLLYYDGANFNALLGRARPGDMGFDIMHYNVHKTFATPHGGGGPGAGPVGVVEELAEYLPSPMVRETAAGYEQYEPESSIGKVHGFAGNWLVLVKAYAYIARLGDEGLADASAKAVLNANYLASQIDLDVPYGPFHHEFAATSGDRDAADVAKRMLDYGVHPPTTKWPELVPEAMLTEPTEVEDKASLDDLAHAFNAAYADSDEALETAPSKTSARRIDQVSAARNPRLSWQSLGDEE, encoded by the coding sequence GCGTCCTCCCCGACGACCTGACTCGCGACGAACTCACGCTGCCGGGACTCTCGGAACCCCAACTGGCGCGGCACTACACCCGCCTGTCGCAGATGAACTACAGCGTCGAACTGGGACCGTACCCACTGGGGTCGTGTACGATGAAGTACAATCCGTCGTTCACCGAGGACGTCGCTGGCGACGCCCGCGCGGCGGTTCACCCCGACCGGTCTGACCGAACGGTCCAAGGGACGCTCGGCCTCCTCCACGGACTCCAGGAGCACCTCGCCGACATCGGCGGCATGGACGCCGTGACGCTCCAACCGCCGGCCGGTGCCGCAGGTGAATTCACCGGCATCCTCATCGCGAAAGCGTACCACGAGGCCCGCGACGACGACCGCTCGGAGATTATCATTCCGGCGTCCGCCCACGGGACGAACTTCGCGTCCGCCGCGATGGCGGGGTACGACGTGGTCGAACTCCCCTCTGACGAGGATGGCCGCGTCGACATCGAAGCGCTCGACGCCGCCATCTCCGAGGAGACGGCCGCGCTCATGCTCACGAACCCGAATACGCTCGGGTTGTTCGAGCGCGACATCGTCGAAATCGCGGACATGGTCCACGAGGCAGGCGGACTGCTCTACTACGACGGTGCGAACTTCAACGCACTCCTCGGCCGTGCTCGCCCCGGCGACATGGGCTTCGACATCATGCACTACAACGTCCACAAGACGTTCGCGACGCCCCACGGCGGCGGTGGACCGGGTGCTGGCCCGGTCGGTGTCGTCGAAGAACTCGCCGAGTATCTCCCGAGTCCGATGGTCCGCGAGACGGCAGCAGGGTACGAACAGTACGAACCCGAGTCGTCCATCGGGAAAGTCCACGGGTTCGCCGGCAACTGGTTGGTGCTCGTGAAGGCGTACGCCTACATCGCCCGTCTCGGCGACGAAGGCCTCGCAGACGCCAGCGCGAAGGCTGTGTTGAACGCGAATTACCTCGCCTCGCAAATCGACCTCGACGTGCCGTACGGACCGTTCCACCACGAGTTCGCGGCCACGTCGGGTGACCGCGACGCCGCAGACGTGGCAAAGCGGATGCTCGACTACGGCGTCCACCCGCCGACGACGAAGTGGCCCGAACTCGTCCCCGAGGCGATGCTCACGGAACCCACGGAAGTCGAGGACAAGGCGTCGCTCGACGACCTGGCACACGCGTTCAACGCCGCGTACGCCGACTCGGACGAGGCACTGGAGACAGCGCCCTCGAAGACGAGTGCCCGACGCATCGACCAGGTGTCTGCGGCACGCAACCCGCGACTCTCCTGGCAGTCGCTCGGCGACGAAGAATAA